From the genome of Rathayibacter sp. VKM Ac-2804:
CGCCGTTCGCGGTGCATCGGAGCACCGCGGATCCGCTACGATCGTTTCTCGGGTCGTCCACGAGACGGCCGTCAGGGCGATTGGCGCAGTTGGTAGCGCGCTTCCTTCACACGGAAGAGGTCATCGGTTCGAGTCCGGTATCGCCCACCACCTCCCTCCCCTCCACCTTCCGCATCTCCACCCGCGCATCTCCACCCCGCGGAGGCACTCTCGTGATGGGTCGCTCCCACGCCGTCTCCGGTGCGCTCGCCTGGTCCGTCGTCACGACCGTGCCGGCCCTCGCCGCGCCGCTCGGACTCGCCGGCCTCCCGCTCGACCTCCGGCTGGTGGGCGTCGGCGTCGCCGCCGGCTGGGCGCTCGTCCCCGACGCCGACCACGCCCGGGCGACGATCTCGCGCTCGGCCCCCGGCGCGTCCCTCCTCACCGCGACCGCCGGCCGCATCAGCGGCGGCCACCGGCACGGGATGCACTCGCTCCTGGCCGTCGCCGTCGTCTGGTACCTGGTCCCGCTGCTGGTCGCCCTGCGCTTCCCGGTGCCGCTCGTCGGCCCCGTCTCGCTGGCCGCCGTGCTCACCCTGCCGGCCCTCGCCTTCGCCGCGAAGGCGGTGAAGGCCGCGCCGTCCTGGCCGATCGCCTGGGCCGGCGCGCTCGTCGTGACCGTGCTCCTGGTCGCCCTCGCCGACGGCACCTGGGCCTGGCTGCAGGTCGCCGCGACGCTCGGCTACCTCGTGCACATCGCCGGCGACGCCCTCACCACCGAGGGGATCAACGGGCTCTGGCCGCTCCGGATCCGCTCGCCCCGCTGGGTGCGCCGCACCCCCGTGCTGCGCCGGCTCTGGACCTCGGGCGGCTACGCCGCGATCCCCGTCCTCGGCTCGGCCGGCTCCTGGCGCGAGACGATCCTCTACTGGTCGATGTCGGCCGCCACGATCGTGCTGACGGCCTGGCTCCTCGCCGAGGAGCTCCTCTGACCCCGGGCGGAAGCCCTCAGTACACCGCCCCCGGGTTCATGATCCCGAGCGGATCGAACACCGCCTTGATCCCGCGCTGCAGCGCCATCGAGTCCTCGCCGAGCTCCTCCGCGAGCCAGCGCCGCTTCAGCAGCCCCACGCCGTGCTCGCCGGTGAGGGTGCCGCCGAGCGCCAGCGCGGTGTGGAACAGCTCCCCCGCCGCCGCCCAGACCTCCTCGCCGACCGCGTCGGACCCTGCTGGCACGACGAAGTTCGGGTGCAGATTGCCGTCGCCCGCATGCGCCACGGTCGGGATGCTCAGCCCGGTGCGCTCCTCGATCCCGCGGATGGCGGCGAACATCGCGGGCAGCGCCGAGCGCGGCACGCAGACGTCCTCGATCAGCACCTCGCCCTCGGCCTCGAGCGCGGGATGGAAGGCCCGCCGCACCGCGAGCAGCGCCTCGCCCGCCACCGGGTCGTCCGTCGACTCGGCGTCCCCGCCGGCCCCGGTGACGATCGCGAGGATCCGGCGCGCCTCGTCCTCCGCCCCCCCGCCGTCGGTCTGCACGAGCAGGTAGGCGGCGCCGCGGTCGAGGGCCGCGCCGGTGTACCGGCCGATCGCGGCGAGCGCCGCCTCGTCCATCAGCTCCATCACGGCCGGCCGCAGCCGCGCCGCCGTGATCGCCGCCGAGGCGGCCGCCGCAGCCACGACACTCGGGAAGTACGCGCCGATCGTGACCACCCGGCCCGTGGGGATCGGCCGGAGCTTCACCGTCGCCTCGACGATCACCCCGAGTGTCCCCTCCGAGCCGGTCAGCAGCGCGGTGAGGTCGTAGCCGGCGACGCCCTTGACGCTGCGCCGCCCGGTCCGCACGAGGCGCCCGTCGGCCAGCACGACGGCGAGCCCGAGCACCGCCTCGCGGGTGACCCCGTACTTCGCGCAGAGCAGACCGCCCGCGTTGGTGGCGATGTTGCCGCCGATGCTCGAGATCGCCTTGCTCGCCGGGTCGGGCGAGAAGATGAGCCCGTCGGCCGCGACCGCGTCGGACAGCGCCTGGTTGAGCACGCCCGGCTCGACGACCGCCAGCTCGTCCTCGAGCGAGATCTCGAGGATCCGGTCCATGGCCGCCGTCGAGAGCACGATCGCGCCGGCCCGGCCGACGGCGCCCGCGGCGAGCCCCGTCCCCGCGCCGCGCGGGACGACCGGCACCCGGTGCTCGGTGGCGAGCCGGAGCGTCGCCTGCACGTCGGCGACCGAGCGCGCGCGGACCAGCGCGAGCGCACGGCCGCCGGCGGTCCAGCCCGACTTGTCGGTGTGCGCGGCCTCGAAGTCCGGGCCCTCGGCCGTCACCGCTGCGCCGAGCTCCTCGCGCAGCCGTCGCAGAACGAGCGCCTCGCCGACGGGCGCAGTGCCGATCGCACTGCCGGTCGCAGCGCGGGTCTCGGTGCTGCTGGTCTCGATGCTGCTCATGGGGGTCACTCCGGGCGGATCGCGGGTCGGCCCCTCGATCCTTCCACGGCGACGCGGCAGGATGGCGGGATGAGCGGATCGCGGCGATGACCGGCCCCACCAGCGCGGGACTCCTCCTGCACCGGCTGCGGAACGGCGA
Proteins encoded in this window:
- a CDS encoding FAD-linked oxidase C-terminal domain-containing protein, with amino-acid sequence MSSIETSSTETRAATGSAIGTAPVGEALVLRRLREELGAAVTAEGPDFEAAHTDKSGWTAGGRALALVRARSVADVQATLRLATEHRVPVVPRGAGTGLAAGAVGRAGAIVLSTAAMDRILEISLEDELAVVEPGVLNQALSDAVAADGLIFSPDPASKAISSIGGNIATNAGGLLCAKYGVTREAVLGLAVVLADGRLVRTGRRSVKGVAGYDLTALLTGSEGTLGVIVEATVKLRPIPTGRVVTIGAYFPSVVAAAAASAAITAARLRPAVMELMDEAALAAIGRYTGAALDRGAAYLLVQTDGGGAEDEARRILAIVTGAGGDAESTDDPVAGEALLAVRRAFHPALEAEGEVLIEDVCVPRSALPAMFAAIRGIEERTGLSIPTVAHAGDGNLHPNFVVPAGSDAVGEEVWAAAGELFHTALALGGTLTGEHGVGLLKRRWLAEELGEDSMALQRGIKAVFDPLGIMNPGAVY
- a CDS encoding metal-dependent hydrolase, yielding MGRSHAVSGALAWSVVTTVPALAAPLGLAGLPLDLRLVGVGVAAGWALVPDADHARATISRSAPGASLLTATAGRISGGHRHGMHSLLAVAVVWYLVPLLVALRFPVPLVGPVSLAAVLTLPALAFAAKAVKAAPSWPIAWAGALVVTVLLVALADGTWAWLQVAATLGYLVHIAGDALTTEGINGLWPLRIRSPRWVRRTPVLRRLWTSGGYAAIPVLGSAGSWRETILYWSMSAATIVLTAWLLAEELL